The Coregonus clupeaformis isolate EN_2021a unplaced genomic scaffold, ASM2061545v1 scaf1294, whole genome shotgun sequence DNA window CCTGTTCTGAAAATTGTTTGTTCTTCGTTTCCATGACTGTTTTAGTTGGAATATATATGTTTCACCGTGCACTGCTTGTTTTGGGGTAAAGATGACCGGTGTCTTTTGTGCTTTTGCTGGAGGCATGTTGGTGTTTCTTTTGCTGTGCATCGTGGAGTTGCATACGGGCTGCGATGCCGTGCTCGCCGCGGGTCTCACTACTTTCAGGGCTTTCGCTCCACCTGCAAAAGAGGGTGTTGTGCAGAACGTCGATCGGATTTACCATGGGGGTGGGAAGGTTGGTTACCTGCTTTACATGGATGGGAGAAGGTTTCAGTTAGATATGGAGAGGGATGAGTCCATTTTGTCACATCACTTCAGTCCGAAATATGTGATGACCCTGATGGGGGCGGGAGAAGGCGCCGCGCCTTTGAACCGGGAGTGTGTTTACCGGGGAACCGTGGACTCCAACCCCGAGTCCCTGGCGGTTTTCAGCCTCTGTGGTGGGGGTCTAGAGGGCTTTTTCGCGTTGAAACACGCGCGCTACACAATCACACCCTCATCCGAACCAAGGGACACGATAACGACGAGCGTTCGCTGCAGGACAAGGCTGCGGAGAGCGCCCTCCACTACTTCACGCGGGAGAGCTTCAGCTTCGAAGCCATGCCTGTGAGCGAGAGCTGTGGGACCAAGGGAGGGCGCGGGCGCATGGATGCATCGAGGAAACACCAGCGTAAGGGCCGAGGGAAAGGGAAACGCGACCGGCACGATGTCACCCTGGACGGGGGCAAGGAGCGCAGAAGATGGTGGACGCAGTTCTCCAAACGTGCCTCTCCACCCTCACTGGGAAGTCGGCGCAAGAGGTCGGTTTCGCGCGCCAGGCACGTGGAGCTCCTGCTGGTTGCAGACGAGTCCATGTCCAAGAAGTATGGCAAGGACCTGCACCACTACCTGCTCACGCTGGCCTCCATCGCTTCCAAGTTGTACAGCCATGCCAGCATCGAGAACCCCATCCGTCTGTCCGTTGTGAAGGTGGCCATCGTCACGGAGAAGGAGAAGGGGCTGGAGGTGTCCAAGAACGCAGCCGCCACACTCAAGAGCTTCTGCAAGTGGCAGAACCAGCAGAACCCACTGGACGACGACAACCAGCACCACCACGACGCCGCCATCCTTTTCACCAGGCAGGTAAATAAATAAAGAAACCCATAGAGTCCGACTCGCACTCCCCCATCACCTGgccaacacacacataccactGCGCGCCAGGTCCATCCCTTCCCACTCACCGGACTAGAGCGCATTTTACACTCAGGTGTTACGCCAAGCATGACGCCAGTGTTTGTTGTTATTATGGTACTGCATGCGTTTCTGTACTCGTACCTGTTATTCAGGAAAGTCATTTGGAACCAAAATATGTTTATTACATTGTTGTTATCAAGCAGAAATCTGCTTCGGTTTAGTGTTACCAAATTGAGGgcgtgtgcctctctctctctatttctctctctctgtcttgcacaccctccctcctctctgtgggCTCTCGCGCGTGTCTTATAAAAGAGCGTTTCCTCCGCTTGTGTTTTTCTGGGCAGCCTCCTCTGTCTCAGACTCTCCCAGTCCCCTGACAACCAATGTCTCGAGCCCTTGTGATCTCTCGCACCAGCTGCGCACGCACATTCTTCCAGGGTTGAAGGGATGTAGTTTAAATCAGCTGCTGGTTAGAGTTCAGAATGTTTCTCTCAACCAGAAACCGCAGCCAGACTTCAGCCCTATGTATTTCTTCCTTCATTTTTTCCTTCCATTTTTTCCCCCCTACATTTTTTCTCTGAGCAGAGCTGGGGCTGTCAAAAAAGCAACCACATCTACCCCTCTGAAAACCAATAGCCTACATTGACCAAGACCACACTCGTTTATACAAGATCACATGGTTTTAACAATTTAACTTCAGATTCTGACCTATATCCAAGTTtctccaaacatcaaatttcgaagttgctccaaatgtcaaatttcaaatTGTTTTTGGCACCCTGGGTTGACTCCTCCTGCTCCGCATCTTTCCATTTCTACAAACATTACATTtcgaagttaagggttaaggttttggatagggttaaaacctTAGGCCTTCATTCcaaatggttaagttaagggttaaaaTTAGTGTCTACCACAGAGATTGAACATATGACCACAGAGATTGAATATATGACCTATGGATCCAAATCATGGGATTatgatggtaatagcgctcactgttgcccctagtggccagttgtGAAGGCATTTCGGAAGTCCTCAGGACATGGACATACCTCCAATTTCGAAGTCAAtcttgagcacacacacacatatatctcAACACATATATCTCATTTTTCACCCCTCTGGTGTGGTTTCTTGGTCAGTCGGCTGTGGTTGAGGTGTCAGGTGTCTTTCTTGCCTCAGGCTTGTGGTGCGTGTAATGAAATAATGCAAGGTCTTGTGCTAGAGACGGGTGCCAAAACCAGGGAATACCGAGGTAACTTATGTTGGCACCGGTGCCCGGGTGGATCCTGTTGCCAGCGCCACGTGAGCATACCTGGGCTTGGCAGGTTGGCAGAGCACGGTGTGCCAACTATTACCACCACCACCTGCATGGTCATGGACCTCCCACCCACTTGGCAGTGCATCCCCTCTGTGTCACCTGCGGGGGTTAGGGTGGCGTGGTTGGCACAGTGGTTGGCACAACGGGCACGGAGATACCTGGCGCTGGCACTACCCAGGGGCAAGTGTCAGGTCATAACAACAGTAACAACTCCATAGCATAACAACATAATAACACCTGCAAGGTGTTTGGAGTGGGTCATGACTTATCAAAAGGTCAAAGGTCAGTGAACCCCCTCAGCCAATAGGATTTGAACTCTGATTCCATGATTGGCTGTAGTGTTAGATCACTGTATCTTTAAAACACAACCCTTCCATTCAGTTGTCTTTCATTGCTGTAGCTTGTTATCAAAGAAGTCAGTATCGTAGCTTGGGTGAGTCACGCTCATTCAATGGAAGTCAAATCCATCTTCAGACTGCATTCTCACAGTCAGAGACGAGACCCATCCATTCTTTAGCGATGTAGAGGGGGGGAGTTTATTGGAACATGGGGTTATTCATGCATGGGTCCAATTACTCCAGTCCCAACACCCCCCGTGTCCTGAGTGAGCTGACCCGTGTGCCATTGTCACCTGGCTCTTTGCATGCCGCACCAGGACAGAACAAGAGACACATTGAGGggactctgtgtgtgtatgcatttatatgtgtgcatttgtgtgtgcgtgggtgcgtgcatgcgcgtgtgtgtgtatgtgcgtgcctgtgtgtgattATTAGGTGTTACGTCACAGTGTGACCGGACGCATGACTGCTCTTGCCAGGGTCCAGGACAGTACACAAAGCCTCACTGTGAGGAGAAGAGCTCTCTACTGACAGAACATAGAGCAGGGATCATCGACTAGATTTAGCAGCAGGccaatttttttcttgagcggatggtcagggggctggGACATAATTGTAAATAATTTGtaaactgcaaattgaccgcaagaagcccaaacagatacagCATTTGActtaaacataatcatttcaaaccttgcttacatttgtatatgatcacatacagttgaagtcggaagtttacatacacttaggttggagtcattaaaacttgtttttcaaccactccacacatttcttgttaacatactatagttttggcaagtcggttaggacatctactttgtgcatgacacaagtaattcttccaacaattgtttacagacagattatttcacttataattcactatatcacacaattccagtgggtcagacgtttaaatacactaaattgactgtgcttttaaacagcttggaaaactgaagaaaatgatgtcatggctttgaagcttctgataggctaattgacataatttgagtcaactggaggtgtacctgtggatgtatttcaaggcctaccttcaaactcagtgcctctttgcttgacattatgggaaaatcaaaagaaatcagccaagacctccacaagtctggttcatccttgggagcaatttccaaacgcctgaaggtaccaccttcatctgtacaaacaatagtatgcaagtataaacaccatgggaccacgcagccgtcatactgctcaggaaggagacgcgttctgtctcctagagatgaacgtactttggtgcgaaaagtgcaaatcaatcccagaacaacagcaaaggaccttgtgaagatgctggaggaaacaggtacaaagtatctatatccacagtaaaacgagtcctatatagacataacctgaaaggccgctcagcaagaaagaagccactgttccaaaaccgccataaaaaagccagagtacggttcgcaactgcacatggggacaaagatcatactttttggagaaatgtcctctggtctgatgaaacaaaaatagaaccgttgtgccataatgaccatcgttatgtttggaggaaaaagggggttgcttgcaagccgatgaataccatcccaaccgtgaagcacgggggtggcagcatcatgctgtggaggtgctttgctgcaggagggactggtgaacttcacaaaatagatggcatcatgaggaaggaaaattatgtggatatattgaagcaacatgtcaagacatcagtcaggaagttaaagcttggtcgcaaatgggtcttccaaatggacaatgaccccaagcatacttccagttgtggcaaaatggcttaaggacaacaaagtcaaggtattggagtggccatcacaaagccctgacttcaatcctatagaaagtttgtgggcagaactgaaaaagtgtgtgcgagcaaggaggcctacaaacctgactcagttacaccagctctgtcaggaggaatgggccaaaattcacccaacttattgtgggaagcttgtggaaggctacccaaaacatttgacccaagttaaacaatttaaaggcaatgctaccaagtactaattgagtgtatgtaaacttctgacccactgggaatgtgattaaataaattaaagctgaaataaatcattctctctactattattctgacatttcacattcttaaaataaagtggtgatcctaactgacctaaaacagggaatttttactaggattaaatgtcaggaattgtgaaaaactgagtttaaaggtatttggctaaggtgtatgtaaacttccgacttcaactttatatctctctattatgcgtgagaataatatttcctaaattaaaatcacttggagttgatttgctggtgtttttacagttcaTGTCCAACAATAACAAAAGTAATACAAAAAAACGTTAGTTTTTTATTCAGAAAAACTTGAGGGCCTGTCACGCcttgacctatagaactctagttagtttggtcagggcgtgCATGTTTAGTATCTATGTTATGTTTTCTATGTGTAGAATCTAGGTATTggttttctatgtttggccgggtgtgattcccaatcagagacagctgtcgctcgttgtctctgattggggatcatacttaggtagctcaGTTGCCTACTGTGTTTGTGGgctcttgttccgtgtataggcttgtattgtgtttagcctgaggacttcatgttacgttgttttgttgtttttgttcgtgtgtttattttataaaataaacatgtatgcatttcacgctgcgccttggtctgacccgtccttcaacgtccgtgacagGGCCAAATAAATTGGCCTGCGGGCCGCCAGTTACGGAACCCTGAcatagagagagatgaaagagccCAGAAAGAATCAACTTGGAAATAGCCAAGAAAACATAACTAATTACATGAATATGCAGCATGGAAATATTCAACATAAATATTACATCCTAGAGATGATCATGTTTATTGTAGACTCTTACTTTGATTGTTCCCTCAGGCACTAGGACATACATGTTTAAGGTTTCCTTattgccagagagagagggagagaaagaaagatagagggGGCTAGagtgatatagagagagagaggtagagaggacaccgagaaagagagagggggagcgagtgTGTGTGGACTCTGAGAAAGagataggtagagagagatggacagagggagaactCTGAGAACGAGAGAGTGTGTATGCAGAGAGCCAAGAAAGCATAGAAATGCTAGGCTACATCTCCTTTTTGTTGAAGGTTACGTATTTGTTGAAGATTAAGGGCACATATTCGCGAAACGTCCCAAAGTAGCactactgatctaggatcagatccgCCCTCTTATTCTTTATGTGAATAATGAGAAGTTCAATTATTGTTGTCTCTATGTTAAAGCACAGTACCCTGCAAATGTCCTTGATAGTTTCAACAGACAGACATGTCACCCCAGTGGTGCGCAGCCCAGTGGCTTGCTCAAACCAATAACACCTAGGTCATTATCACTTtatacacaaaacacacatgaCAATCACCTTATGCAGGTGCCGGGTCTGAAAAGTTCATTCATGATCTGTGATGCAGAGTAGCCTATCTCACGCTGTTACTAGGTGGCAATGGCACGTAACAAGATGTTCCTGACCAATCACGTGGACCGAGCGATGGGTCGAAAGTTGAATGGCAGAGTTTATATAAGCATGAAATATAGGACCTGTGAAATACCCCAGTCTGTTATAACAAACAGAGGAGCTATAGGCCTACCTATGGGAGGAGAGGATCGGGAAACTCAGACACCTTAAACACATGCGCGCATGTTCGaccacacatgcatacacacacacacacacactttaagctaagacacacaatgtacacacagtacacacacacaatgtaaaagcacacacacacacacactgaatgcaGAAACACTGTaagcagacacgcacacacacatactgtaaacacacactctcacacatacacactcacaacaAACATGAGcgaagaggagaagagacaggagagcaCATAGGACATGCTCTGTTCAAATCGAATAATACACATGCGTACATACTAAATTCTCCACAGCAAATATGAtagagtgtgtgcatgtgcactGGAGTTGGAATGATAGAGTATGGATATATGGATGTTTTGGAAGGGTGTCTGTCTGTTGCTATCTGATTTGTTCAGTAGACAAAACAATGCCATGAACTTAAATGACCAGCTAGCAGTTAAGGTCTGGGACGGTATCCTACCTCTGGAATGACAATCACAGTCTCTCTGATAGGCTGATATGGTTGTAtatgaaggatactatcatgttATTGTAAAGGTAACCGCTTAAATGTGTGTCATAGGTCACTGGGCCAGGAGTTTTGTCGGGACCATCGGGGCCTGACTAGCCTAGTACCATTGCCATTTAATAGGCTAATGTCACTCTCACCGATGATTGGCAGGCCATTCATTTCACGGATAATTGACTCTTACATTGTTGACCCTGATTTCTGAGTGACAAGTTGTTGTGGTTAGTCTCTCTGGACTCTCTCCATGATACAGTATTAGCAgtgtttgtgcgtgcatgcaCACTAACGCTACAaactgacagtgtgtgtgtctgtgattgaCACTCTCCTTTACTCAGAGTGGCAGTGTGTTTTTTTCGAACCGCAGCTAGGGTGTGTTCCTCTGGTTGACCCGGagactcacacacatgcacgcaggtgcatgtcacacacacacaaacacacccttaCTCACtttctcacacagacacacgcagtcTTCTTATATGATCATCTACTGACCTAAATACCTTACCACCAGTGCTGAGGTTATTTTGCTCATTATTTCCAGAACTGCCCAATCCCTCcattctttcctcctctcttttcaTTTCCTCCATCCTCCCATCCCTTTCCCCAGGTGTCTGATTCCATAACTTTATttatcttgctctctctttcgccctcccctctttctttctctcgctcacgCTCTCATATGTCTGTGAAAGCCCCTTAGGAGAAAAGGGAAAATACCAAGCTGAGAACACActggagagcgggagggagaggagaaaaaagagagacagagggaacatagagagagacagggacagagtgaaagtgagagagacagagggaacatgagagacagggacagagtgaAAGGGGAATGGGAGGCAGAGAGAGTTTGGGACAAAATGTTAAAGTGAACAAAAGATagtgaaagtgagagagaaagagagac harbors:
- the LOC123486600 gene encoding A disintegrin and metalloproteinase with thrombospondin motifs 5-like, coding for MAGSKGPSESYFTGVVPRERGAQQSAQQKMVNAVLQTCLSTLTGKSAQEVGFVRQAHGAPAGRKQVHEKEKGLEVSKNAAATLKSFCKWQNQQNPLDDDNQRNQAGHAPILINGAAVETVKNVKFLSPLWWGSRGLFRVETRALHNHTLIRTKGHDNDERSLQDKAAESALHYFTRESFSFEAMPVSESCGTKGGRGRMDASRKHQRKGRGKGKRDRHDVTLDGGKERRRWWTQFSKRASPPSLGSRRKRSVSRARHVELLLVADESMSKKYGKDLHHYLLTLASIASKLYSHASIENPIRLSVVKVAIVTEKEKGLEVSKNAAATLKSFCKWQNQQNPLDDDNQHHHDAAILFTRQ